GCGCGCCGGTCGAATCGACGATGCGCGGATCCCTGGGGATGAAGGGCAGGTGCACCGCAGCCGAACCGGCCGCGATGATGCAGTTCTTGAACTTCACCACCTTGTTGGCGCCGGTCTTGTCCTGGCTGCTGCCGGTGGTTTCCTCGACTTCGATGTGGTGCGGGTCGAGGAAGTGGCCGTAGCCGCGGATCACGTCGACCTTGCGCGCCTTGGCCATGCCGGAGAGGCCGCCGGTGAGCTTGCCGATCACGCCGTCCTTGTGCTTCCTGAGCGCGTCGACGTCGACCGTAGGCTTGGCGAACTGGATGCCGGCGGTATGCACATGCTCGGCTTCCTCGATCACCGCCGCGACGTGCAGCAGCGCCTTCGAAGGGATGCAGCCGACGTTCAGGCACACGCCACCGAGGGTGGCGTAGCGCTCGATGATCGCGGTCTTGAGACCCAGGTCGGCAGCGCGGAAGGCCGCGGAGTAGCCGCCCGGGCCGGCGCCGAGCACGACCATGTCGTATTCGGCGTCGGCGCTGCCGGCGTGGGCTGCAGCGGTCGGGGCTGCGGCGGCAGCAGCGATCGGCGCCGGTGCGGCGGCAGGCGCCGCAGTCGCGGCGGCTGCCGCTCCCGCAGCGGCGCCAGCGGCCTCGATCTTGATCAAGACCGCGCCTTCGCCGACCTTGTCACCCAGGCCGACCAGGACTTCCCTGACCACGCCGGCGGCCGAGGACGGCACGTCCATCGTTGCCTTGTCCGATTCGAGCGTGCAGATCGCATCGTCCACGTTGATGCTGTCGCCGACCTTCACGAACAGCTCGATGATCGGCACCGCATCGAAATCGCCGATGTCGGGCACCTTCACTTCAATCATTTGACTCATCTTCTTCACCTCGTGAGGAGTTCCGGAAGAGGGGGCGTCGGGGCCGGCTTGAACCTGGCTCCGACGTCTCGCTCCTCACTGCGTCAGAGCATCACCCGGCGGAAGTCCGCCAGCAGTTGCGCGAGGTACACGTTGAAGCGGGTGGCCAGCGCGCCGTCGATGACGCGGTGGTCCGCGGTCAGCGACATCGGCAGCGTCAGGCGCGGCACGAACTGCTTGCCGTCCCACACCGGCTTCATCACCGACTTGTTCACCCCGAGGATGGCCACTTCGGGCGCATTGACGATCGGCGCGAAGTAGGTGCCACCGATGCCGCCCAGCGAGCTGATCGTGAAGCAGGCGCCCGACATGTCGGCCGGACCGAGCTTGCCGTCGCGCGCCTTCTTGGCCAGCGCACCGGTCTCGGCGGCGATGTCGAACACGCTCTTCTTGTCGGCGTCCTTCACCACCGGCACGACCAGGCCGTTCGGGGTGTCGGCCGCGAAGGCGATGTTGAAGTACTTCTTGTAGACCAGGTTGTCGCCGTCGAGCGAGGTGTTGAACTCGGGGAACTCCTGCAGCGCGCGCACCGAGGCCTTGATGATGAAGGCGAGCATGGTCAGCTTCTTGCCCGACTTCTCGTACTCCTTGTTCATCTGCACCCGGAAGGCTTCCAGGTCGGTGATGTCGGCGTCCTCGTGGTAGGTCACCGCCGGGATCATCACCCAGTTGCGGGCGAGGTTCTGGCCGGAAATCTTCTTGATGCGCGACAGCGGCTTGACCTCGACCTCGCCGAACTTGGCGAAGTCGACCTTCGGCCACGGCAGCAGATCCAGACCACCACCCAGGCTTGCGCCCGCGGCGGCAGCCGGTGCCTTGCCCGGGACCACGCCGGTCGTCATCGCGCCCTTGATGAAGGCGGCGACGTCTTCCTTGAGGATGCGGCCCTTCGGACCGGTGGCCTTGACCTGGCCCAGATCGACGCCGAGCTCGCGGGCGAAGGCGCGCACCGAGGGGCTGGCGTGCACCTTGCCGCCGACCTTGACCGCCGAGGGCGCCGCGGCCGATGCAATCGGCATCGAGGCAGGGGCACTGGCGGCCGGGCCGCCATCGGCCAGGGGGGCCGGTGAGGGTGCGGCCGCGGCCGCCGGGGCGGGCGCGGCGGCTGCGGCCGGTATGGCGACCGCCGCACCACCAGCGGTCTCGACCTTGATCAGCACGCTGCCTTCGCCGACCTTGTCGCCGATGCTGACCAGCACTTCCTTGACCACGCCGGCGTGCGAGGACGGCACGTCCATCGTCGCCTTGTCGGACTCGAGCGTGGCGATGGCGTCGTCCACCTTGATCGTGTCGCCCACCTTCACGAAGAGCTCGATCACCGGCACCGCGTCGAAG
This genomic stretch from Thauera sp. GDN1 harbors:
- the aceF gene encoding dihydrolipoyllysine-residue acetyltransferase produces the protein MSQLIEVKVPDIGDFDAVPVIELFVKVGDTIAVDDAIATLESDKATMDVPSSHAGVVKEVLVGIGDKVSEGSVLIKVEAAGAAAAAPAPAVAAAAPAAAAPAPAAAPAPAAAPAAAGGVVEVKVPDIGDFDAVPVIELFVKVGDTIKVDDAIATLESDKATMDVPSSHAGVVKEVLVSIGDKVGEGSVLIKVETAGGAAVAIPAAAAAPAPAAAAAPSPAPLADGGPAASAPASMPIASAAAPSAVKVGGKVHASPSVRAFARELGVDLGQVKATGPKGRILKEDVAAFIKGAMTTGVVPGKAPAAAAGASLGGGLDLLPWPKVDFAKFGEVEVKPLSRIKKISGQNLARNWVMIPAVTYHEDADITDLEAFRVQMNKEYEKSGKKLTMLAFIIKASVRALQEFPEFNTSLDGDNLVYKKYFNIAFAADTPNGLVVPVVKDADKKSVFDIAAETGALAKKARDGKLGPADMSGACFTISSLGGIGGTYFAPIVNAPEVAILGVNKSVMKPVWDGKQFVPRLTLPMSLTADHRVIDGALATRFNVYLAQLLADFRRVML